The proteins below come from a single Acidobacteriota bacterium genomic window:
- the purH gene encoding bifunctional phosphoribosylaminoimidazolecarboxamide formyltransferase/IMP cyclohydrolase gives MSKVQRAILSVTDKSGLVDFARKLAGMGVELVSTGGTAKLLRDSGIAVKDISELTGFPEMLDGRVKTLHPKVHGGILHRRQDSAHRSAVAEHGIPAIDMVVVNLYAFEKTAAKPGVHFEELIENIDIGGPSMIRSAAKNFQDVAVVTSPSDYNAIADEMARSAGALSSETKWRLAQKAFATTAAYDSAIASTLERVGVNGHFELNAAAGFPQTLRLSFKKTIDLRYGENPHQKAAMYSDGSSVGVANARQLQGKELSYNNIVDLQAAWDLAQDFDETVCAIIKHTNPCGTATGKILAEAYLRALECDPVSAFGGVIGVNRPIDAAAAAEMSKLFLEVIAAPSFDKAAQEIFASKKNLRLVEVSASQQRWVLKNISGGMLVQDADLHRLTDSEMKVVTQRPPSPEEKRALLFAWKVCKHVKSNAILYARDGQTVGVGAGQMSRVDACKVGAMKAQLPLKGTVAASDAFFPFPDGVEEIAKAGATAIIQPGGSVRDQEVIEAADRLGVAMIFTGVRHFRH, from the coding sequence ATGTCTAAAGTTCAACGCGCCATTCTCAGCGTCACCGATAAATCCGGACTTGTCGATTTCGCCCGCAAACTCGCCGGCATGGGCGTGGAGCTTGTTTCCACCGGCGGCACCGCCAAGCTTTTACGCGACTCCGGGATTGCCGTGAAAGATATTTCCGAACTTACGGGTTTCCCCGAAATGCTGGATGGCCGCGTGAAGACTCTGCATCCCAAGGTGCATGGCGGAATTCTCCACCGCCGCCAGGATTCTGCTCATCGCTCCGCAGTCGCCGAGCACGGAATTCCTGCCATCGATATGGTGGTCGTCAATCTATACGCTTTCGAAAAAACTGCGGCCAAGCCCGGTGTACATTTCGAAGAATTGATTGAGAATATCGACATCGGCGGACCTTCGATGATCCGTTCTGCCGCCAAGAATTTTCAGGACGTTGCTGTCGTCACCTCCCCTTCCGACTACAACGCGATTGCCGACGAAATGGCTCGCTCTGCGGGCGCTCTGTCATCCGAGACAAAATGGCGGCTTGCGCAAAAGGCGTTTGCCACGACGGCTGCCTACGATTCCGCGATTGCGTCGACTCTGGAACGAGTTGGCGTCAACGGTCACTTTGAGTTGAATGCCGCTGCCGGTTTTCCGCAAACGCTGCGACTCTCGTTTAAGAAAACCATCGATCTCCGTTATGGCGAGAATCCTCACCAGAAGGCCGCGATGTACTCGGACGGCTCCAGCGTAGGCGTAGCCAACGCGCGCCAGCTGCAAGGCAAGGAGCTTTCCTACAACAATATCGTCGACCTGCAGGCTGCCTGGGATTTGGCCCAGGATTTCGACGAAACCGTCTGCGCGATTATTAAGCACACCAATCCATGTGGCACCGCAACCGGGAAGATACTGGCCGAGGCCTATCTGCGCGCCCTGGAATGCGATCCCGTATCCGCCTTCGGGGGCGTAATCGGCGTCAATCGTCCGATCGACGCTGCGGCCGCCGCGGAAATGTCCAAGCTATTTCTGGAAGTGATCGCCGCCCCGTCGTTCGACAAAGCCGCACAGGAAATCTTTGCGTCCAAGAAGAACCTGCGCCTGGTCGAAGTCTCGGCGAGCCAACAACGCTGGGTCCTGAAAAACATTTCTGGAGGCATGCTGGTGCAGGACGCCGATCTCCACCGCCTCACCGATTCTGAAATGAAAGTTGTCACGCAGCGTCCGCCCTCGCCGGAAGAAAAACGTGCGCTCTTGTTCGCCTGGAAGGTCTGCAAGCACGTGAAGTCAAACGCCATCCTCTACGCCCGTGACGGTCAAACTGTCGGTGTCGGTGCCGGCCAAATGAGCCGCGTCGACGCCTGCAAGGTCGGCGCCATGAAAGCGCAGTTGCCACTCAAAGGAACGGTTGCCGCGTCCGACGCATTTTTTCCATTCCCCGATGGAGTGGAGGAAATCGCCAAAGCCGGCGCTACGGCGATCATTCAGCCCGGAGGCTCCGTACGCGATCAGGAAGTCATCGAAGCCGCCGACCGCTTGGGCGTTGCGATGATCTTCACGGGTGTGCGGCACTTCCGGCACTAG
- a CDS encoding tetratricopeptide repeat protein yields MKKLLWLCTLVAFGGPIVLAQDKPAKAAEPAPTPATRKAPDRAAAYYHFALAHMYEEQVASYGRSELANKAIEEYRLAIDADPTSEYLTSGLAELYARTGRIRDAVVEAQDILKRDPNNLEARRLLGRIYLRSLGDMQSGNGSQSVLKLAIEQYEQIIKLQPDSMDDHLLLGRLYRLNNDLQKAEGEFKTAIRLQPGSEEAVTTLAYLYNELGDTTRATQVLAAVPDAAKSAKLYSALGFTYEQQKQYKNAIDAYKHAIELDRDNLDAIRGLAQNLLNDGQTDAALEQYKVIADANPEDAQTYVRIAEIYRKQGKYDTALENLKKAETMVQDSIEVPYNISAIYQAQGRFDEAAQVMKDLLKKSEKADPSTYTQAEKGNRTVFLERLGTVYRDQGNNQAAIDVFKQMIALGGEDNAERGYQQIIDTWREAKEWQKATDAAKEASQKLPNSRDMKMVLAAQEADMGNPDPALKSVQSLLKGSADDRIVYITLAQMNTRLKRYPEAEQALDKAEQLATKQDDKEYVWFLRGSTYERQKRYAEAEVQFKKVIASDPQHAMALNYLGYMLADQNMKLDEAFSYIKRALDIDPTNGAYLDSIGWAYFRLGKFEMAEESLVKAAQKINTDPTVHDHLGDLYQKTGRLKQAAQNWERALVEWNRTIAAEVDQTDIARVQKKLDSAKVKLAREEKQ; encoded by the coding sequence ATGAAAAAACTGCTTTGGCTTTGCACTCTGGTCGCCTTTGGCGGCCCAATCGTTCTGGCGCAGGACAAACCGGCGAAGGCCGCGGAACCTGCTCCTACCCCCGCCACGCGCAAGGCGCCGGATCGTGCCGCCGCCTACTATCACTTCGCCCTCGCTCACATGTACGAGGAGCAAGTCGCGTCCTATGGCCGGAGCGAACTGGCCAATAAGGCGATCGAAGAATACCGACTCGCCATCGACGCCGATCCCACGTCGGAATACCTAACTTCCGGACTTGCGGAGCTTTACGCCCGCACTGGCCGGATTCGCGATGCGGTCGTCGAAGCACAAGACATTCTCAAGCGTGATCCGAACAACCTCGAAGCCCGCCGTCTGCTGGGTCGTATCTACCTGCGTTCGCTGGGCGATATGCAGTCCGGCAACGGATCGCAGAGCGTTCTAAAGTTGGCGATCGAACAATACGAGCAAATCATCAAGCTGCAGCCCGACAGCATGGACGATCACCTGCTTCTCGGCCGCCTGTACCGTTTGAACAACGATCTGCAGAAGGCGGAAGGCGAGTTCAAGACTGCGATCCGGCTGCAGCCCGGGTCTGAAGAAGCAGTCACGACGCTGGCCTACCTCTACAACGAACTGGGAGACACGACGCGCGCCACGCAAGTGCTTGCGGCCGTTCCCGATGCCGCAAAGTCCGCGAAGCTCTACTCCGCGCTCGGCTTTACCTACGAACAGCAGAAGCAATATAAGAATGCGATTGACGCCTACAAGCACGCCATCGAACTCGACCGCGACAATCTCGATGCCATTCGCGGCCTTGCTCAGAACCTGCTCAACGACGGACAGACCGACGCTGCTCTGGAACAATACAAAGTAATTGCCGACGCGAATCCCGAAGATGCGCAGACTTATGTCCGCATTGCCGAGATCTATCGCAAGCAGGGCAAATACGACACCGCGCTTGAGAATTTGAAGAAGGCCGAAACGATGGTGCAGGACTCCATCGAAGTTCCCTACAACATTTCCGCCATCTACCAGGCGCAGGGACGCTTCGACGAAGCCGCGCAGGTCATGAAAGACCTGCTCAAGAAATCCGAGAAGGCCGATCCGAGCACCTACACGCAGGCTGAGAAGGGAAACCGCACCGTTTTCCTGGAACGGCTAGGGACCGTCTACCGCGATCAGGGCAACAATCAGGCAGCGATCGATGTCTTTAAGCAGATGATCGCGCTCGGCGGCGAAGACAACGCGGAACGCGGCTACCAGCAGATCATCGACACCTGGCGCGAAGCGAAAGAATGGCAGAAAGCCACGGACGCCGCTAAGGAAGCCTCACAGAAATTGCCCAACAGCCGCGACATGAAGATGGTATTGGCGGCCCAGGAGGCAGATATGGGGAATCCGGATCCGGCGCTCAAGAGTGTGCAGTCGCTGCTCAAAGGTTCGGCCGACGATCGCATCGTCTACATCACGCTGGCGCAGATGAATACGCGCCTCAAGCGTTATCCCGAAGCGGAGCAGGCGCTCGACAAAGCCGAACAACTGGCTACCAAGCAGGACGACAAGGAATACGTCTGGTTTCTGCGCGGCTCAACCTACGAACGCCAGAAACGGTATGCCGAAGCCGAAGTGCAGTTCAAGAAAGTGATTGCCAGCGATCCGCAGCACGCCATGGCCTTGAACTATCTCGGATACATGCTCGCCGATCAGAACATGAAGCTCGACGAAGCGTTCAGCTACATCAAGCGCGCCCTGGACATCGATCCTACGAACGGCGCGTATCTCGATTCGATTGGATGGGCGTATTTCCGTCTAGGAAAATTTGAGATGGCTGAAGAAAGCCTGGTCAAAGCCGCACAGAAAATCAACACGGATCCAACTGTCCACGACCACCTCGGCGATCTTTACCAGAAAACTGGCCGCTTGAAACAAGCTGCCCAGAACTGGGAACGGGCGCTGGTCGAATGGAATCGCACCATCGCCGCTGAAGTCGATCAGACTGACATCGCGCGTGTTCAGAAGAAACTTGATTCCGCCAAGGTCAAACTAGCGAGGGAAGAAAAGCAGTAA
- a CDS encoding bifunctional (p)ppGpp synthetase/guanosine-3',5'-bis(diphosphate) 3'-pyrophosphohydrolase, producing the protein MATLRQQIATNVLTVTRFRELMKKLRENRPNDDLELVKKAYDFSQKHHAGQTRASGEPYLVHPLEVANVLADMKMDPVAIAAGLLHDSVEDTSVTTAEIQQEFGEQVAHIVEGVTKISKIDFSSSVEAQAENLRKMMLAMVDDIRVILIKLADRLHNMRTLEHLAPERQQKIARETLDIYAPIAHRLGMGKIRGELEDLGFRYVDPIGYEQVQAAVESRRKKGEAFMARVEGVLRDGLKEAGITARVESRVKRLFSIHKKLLRQRISVDQVYDLFAMRVITNSVQDCYAVLGIIHNLWRPVPGRIKDFIAMPRPNLYQSLHTSVITETGDTFEIQIRTEEMHKMCEEGIAAHWKYKDGPVSAQDEQRLAWLRQVVEWQRDVSDPNEFLSTLKIDLYPEEVYTFTPKGKVIVLPRESTPIDFAYTIHTEVGHSCTGAKVNGRMVPLRHKLRSGDIVEILTQPGHKPSRDWLAIVKSSRSRNKIKHWLNLHQQERAIEIGKKLIEKEARKYRMSLKQLKDADLLRAAGEYGLGRADDLLAAIGYGKYSARQVLAKLAPEAAHLAPEGEEPSASGFTSVVRRVFGGDNNAIIVKGYGDLLVYRAKCCNPIRGEAIVGYVTRGKGVAVHSSNCPNVTNLMYEPDRKIDVQWASSDKEGQPISYPVKLTLFCDDRFGMLKQITSVISDQNTNIRNIEARTSNGQASIDVVLEIADLKHLQTIINGVRQIPGVHDVQRLQKI; encoded by the coding sequence ATGGCGACGTTGCGTCAGCAAATCGCGACCAACGTGCTCACGGTAACCCGGTTCCGCGAGCTCATGAAAAAGCTCCGCGAGAACCGTCCCAACGACGATCTCGAACTCGTCAAAAAAGCCTACGACTTCTCCCAAAAGCACCACGCAGGGCAGACCCGCGCTTCCGGGGAGCCCTATCTTGTCCACCCACTGGAAGTAGCGAACGTCCTCGCGGACATGAAGATGGACCCGGTCGCCATTGCGGCCGGGCTACTCCATGATTCCGTGGAAGACACTTCCGTGACGACGGCCGAAATCCAACAAGAATTCGGTGAGCAGGTCGCGCACATCGTCGAGGGCGTCACCAAAATCAGCAAGATTGATTTTTCCTCCAGCGTGGAAGCGCAAGCCGAGAACCTGCGCAAAATGATGCTGGCGATGGTGGATGACATTCGCGTCATCCTCATCAAGCTCGCCGACCGTCTGCACAACATGCGCACACTCGAGCATCTTGCGCCCGAACGACAGCAGAAAATCGCGCGCGAGACACTCGACATCTATGCCCCGATCGCGCATCGGCTCGGCATGGGCAAGATTCGCGGCGAACTCGAAGACCTCGGCTTCCGATATGTCGATCCGATTGGATACGAACAGGTGCAGGCCGCCGTGGAATCGCGCCGCAAGAAGGGTGAAGCCTTCATGGCGCGCGTGGAAGGCGTGTTGCGCGACGGACTGAAAGAGGCCGGCATCACCGCCCGCGTCGAAAGCCGCGTCAAGCGCCTGTTCAGTATCCACAAGAAACTGTTGCGCCAGCGCATCAGCGTCGACCAGGTTTATGACCTGTTTGCCATGCGCGTGATCACGAATTCGGTGCAGGATTGCTACGCTGTTCTCGGCATCATTCATAACCTTTGGCGGCCGGTACCCGGACGTATTAAAGATTTCATTGCCATGCCGCGACCGAATCTCTATCAGTCGCTGCATACATCAGTGATTACCGAAACCGGCGACACGTTTGAGATCCAGATTCGCACAGAAGAGATGCACAAGATGTGCGAAGAAGGCATCGCCGCTCACTGGAAATACAAGGACGGTCCCGTGTCCGCGCAGGACGAGCAACGCCTCGCGTGGTTGCGCCAGGTGGTGGAGTGGCAGCGCGACGTTTCTGATCCCAACGAGTTTCTGTCGACCCTAAAGATCGATCTGTATCCGGAAGAGGTTTACACCTTTACGCCCAAGGGCAAAGTGATCGTGTTGCCACGGGAATCAACCCCGATCGACTTTGCGTACACGATTCACACCGAAGTCGGTCACAGTTGCACGGGCGCGAAGGTCAACGGACGGATGGTTCCGCTGCGTCACAAGTTGCGCTCCGGCGATATCGTCGAGATCCTCACGCAGCCCGGGCACAAGCCGAGCCGGGACTGGCTGGCCATCGTCAAGTCATCGCGCTCGCGCAACAAGATCAAGCACTGGCTGAACCTGCACCAGCAGGAGCGCGCGATTGAAATCGGCAAGAAGCTGATCGAAAAAGAAGCGCGCAAATATCGCATGTCGCTGAAGCAGCTCAAGGACGCAGACTTACTGCGAGCAGCGGGCGAGTATGGACTAGGGCGCGCCGACGATCTGCTGGCGGCCATCGGGTATGGCAAGTATTCCGCACGGCAAGTGCTGGCGAAGCTCGCCCCCGAAGCCGCTCACCTCGCTCCCGAGGGCGAAGAACCGTCGGCAAGCGGGTTCACGAGCGTTGTCCGCCGCGTGTTTGGCGGAGACAACAACGCCATCATCGTGAAGGGATATGGCGACCTGTTGGTCTATCGCGCCAAGTGCTGCAATCCGATTCGCGGGGAGGCCATTGTCGGCTACGTAACGCGCGGCAAGGGCGTCGCGGTCCACTCCAGCAACTGCCCGAACGTGACCAACTTGATGTACGAGCCGGACCGGAAGATCGATGTGCAGTGGGCCAGCAGCGACAAGGAAGGCCAGCCGATCTCTTATCCGGTCAAACTGACTCTGTTCTGCGACGACCGGTTCGGCATGTTGAAACAGATCACGTCCGTGATCAGCGACCAGAATACGAATATCCGCAATATTGAAGCCCGCACCAGCAACGGGCAGGCGAGTATCGACGTGGTCCTGGAAATTGCCGACCTCAAGCACCTGCAAACGATTATTAACGGAGTACGCCAGATCCCCGGCGTGCATGACGTGCAGAGACTGCAGAAGATTTGA
- a CDS encoding TIGR01777 family protein produces MGDIDLDRVLVSGVSGPIGAALLTYLNSQGARIVRLVRGPARGPDQISWDPLQPLDPAVVSGFEAVINLSGESVMGRWTEPKKKAIRESRVQGTTHLATALAHTPSRPRVFLCASAIGFFGNRGDEVLTEASASGQGFLPEVCREWEAASRIAADAGIRTVNIRFGLVLSPKGGALGKMVMPFKLGVGGRIGSGQQWWSWVHIDDIVGAVHHALQSQSLSGPFNMVAPNPARNVEFTEVLASILHRPAFFPVPPLALSLAFGKMAATELFLSSARAMPARLQESGYAFRFPDLRTALEELLG; encoded by the coding sequence ATGGGAGACATCGATTTGGACCGCGTTCTGGTGAGTGGAGTTTCGGGGCCGATCGGGGCAGCGCTGTTAACGTACCTGAACTCCCAGGGTGCACGCATCGTTCGCCTGGTGCGCGGGCCTGCGCGTGGACCCGATCAGATTTCCTGGGATCCACTTCAGCCACTCGATCCAGCAGTCGTGTCCGGCTTTGAGGCGGTCATTAACCTTTCCGGCGAAAGTGTTATGGGACGGTGGACGGAACCGAAAAAGAAAGCGATCCGCGAGAGTCGAGTACAAGGAACTACGCACCTTGCGACTGCCCTCGCACACACTCCATCGCGGCCCAGAGTATTCCTCTGCGCGTCGGCCATCGGTTTTTTTGGAAATCGCGGCGACGAAGTGTTGACCGAGGCGAGTGCTTCAGGCCAGGGGTTCCTGCCCGAAGTGTGTCGGGAGTGGGAAGCGGCGAGCCGGATCGCCGCAGATGCCGGAATTCGCACGGTGAATATCCGGTTCGGACTGGTGTTGAGTCCGAAAGGCGGCGCGCTCGGCAAAATGGTGATGCCCTTCAAGCTTGGGGTGGGCGGAAGAATCGGTTCCGGGCAACAGTGGTGGAGTTGGGTGCACATCGATGACATCGTGGGAGCTGTGCACCACGCGCTCCAGTCCCAGTCGCTCTCCGGCCCGTTTAACATGGTGGCGCCGAACCCGGCGCGCAACGTGGAGTTCACCGAAGTGCTCGCTTCGATCCTTCATCGTCCCGCATTCTTTCCTGTGCCGCCCCTGGCCCTTAGCCTGGCTTTCGGAAAAATGGCTGCGACAGAATTATTTCTCAGCAGCGCGCGCGCGATGCCCGCAAGGCTTCAAGAGAGCGGGTACGCATTCCGCTTCCCCGACCTGCGAACGGCGCTCGAAGAACTTCTAGGCTAG
- a CDS encoding flavin reductase family protein, whose product MTLNPIDFRKAMGCFATGVTVITVDEDGEIHGMTANAFCSVSLDPVLVLVCVDQRARTHTRLEARKRFGINILRSDQQAVSEYYARSEEDHQHAEKVGAVFEKTSHGTPILSGALAYLECRLHSARPAGDHTIFIAEVEQVVVREGEPLLYFRGQYRNQETRL is encoded by the coding sequence GCCACTGGCGTTACTGTCATCACGGTCGATGAAGACGGTGAAATTCACGGGATGACGGCGAACGCGTTCTGCTCCGTGTCGCTGGACCCGGTGCTGGTGCTGGTGTGCGTCGATCAGCGGGCTCGCACGCACACTCGCCTCGAGGCCCGGAAGCGTTTCGGGATCAATATCTTGCGCAGCGATCAACAGGCGGTTTCGGAATACTACGCGCGCTCCGAAGAAGACCATCAGCACGCGGAGAAGGTCGGGGCAGTCTTTGAAAAGACAAGCCACGGCACACCCATCCTTTCTGGTGCGTTGGCATATCTGGAATGCCGGCTTCATTCCGCGCGTCCGGCAGGCGACCATACGATTTTTATCGCTGAAGTTGAGCAGGTTGTGGTTCGCGAGGGAGAGCCGCTCCTGTATTTTCGCGGGCAATATCGGAACCAGGAAACCCGGCTGTAG